The proteins below come from a single Aquila chrysaetos chrysaetos unplaced genomic scaffold, bAquChr1.4, whole genome shotgun sequence genomic window:
- the LOC115337810 gene encoding uncharacterized protein LOC115337810 isoform X6: MKPETCRSPGDFPPPALFPNFSSAQEGDLILARCLVFSHVPITHIFFCKNGVELANHLVGKGEFTSTLTIQLSAKTSGTYSCGYQRRSRLGQVVLSRLSIPWLLTTGGGKDDLRNSSIATSPELPFGGLGVSISLAFALLSLLALALGIHLLLQIGKRVQLARLKSFMPQ; the protein is encoded by the exons GTGATTTTCCCCCACCAGCACTCTTCCCAAACTTCTCCTCAGCTCAGGAAGGTGACTTGATTCTTGCCCGGTGCCTCGTTTTTTCCCATGTCCCCATCACCCACATCTTCTTCTGCAAGAATGGGGTGGAGCTGGCAAACCACCTGGTGGGAAAAGGCGAGTTCACCTCCACGCTCACTATCCAGCTCTCTGCAAAGACCAGCGGCACCTACTCCTGTGGGTACCAGCGCCGGAGCAGACTCGGACAGGTCGTGCTTTCAAGGCTGAGTATCCCTTGGCTCCTGACCACTGGAG GTGGGAAGGATGATCTGAGGAACAGCAGCATTGCTACCAGCCCGGAGCTGCCATTTGGAG ggctgggagtCTCCATCAGCCTGGCTTTTGcactcctctccctcctcgcACTGGCTTTGGGCATCCATCTTCTCCTCCAGATCG GAAAGCGAGTCCAGCTGGCCAGGCTGAAGAGCTTCATGCCCCAGTAG
- the LOC115337813 gene encoding uncharacterized protein LOC115337813 translates to MNGNFMWKSFKQSVEIQITSEPEDVTLYNPRSYCYSGYSSMRIPLGVTESCEFTNSVICFRDSMGLLVYEADAFTLAILFSNPFDYNIFSVELAMEISFRKAHLGNLENIYTRMSRSQSASTGKDTVFHRVKLGACQEAAVVFAGHVRVTATMSSAAKSVIKIIVEYQDSFSSEFKGGTTY, encoded by the exons ATGAATGGGAATTTCATGTGGAAATCCTTTAAGCAGAGTGTGGAGATCCAGATCACCAGTGAACCTGAGGATGTCACTTTGTACAACCCCAG GAGCTACTGCTACAGCGGCTATAGCTCCATGCGGATCCCACTGGGTGTCACGGAGAGTTGCGAATTCACCAACTCCGTGATCTGTTTTCGGGATAGCATGGGACTCCTGGTGTACGAGGCAGACGCCTTCACCTTGGCCATCCTCTTCTCCAACCCCTTCGACTACAATATTTTCTCTGTGGAGCTTGCCATGGAGATCTCCTTCCGCAAAGCCCACCTTGGCAACTTGGAGAACATCTACACCAGGATGTCTAGGAGTCAATCCGCCAGCACCGGCAAAGACACTGTGTTCCACCGAGTCAAGCTAGGCGCGTGCCAGGAGGCTGCCGTGGTCTTTGCTGGCCATGTGAGGGTCACGGCCACCATGTCCAGTGCTGCAAAGTCAGTCATCAAAATAATTGTGGAGTATCAAGATAGTTTCTCCTCTGAATTCAAAGGTGGCACCACGTATTAG